The Haloarcula halophila nucleotide sequence TCGGAGATCGAGAAACGCACCGACGTCGAGGGCAAGACCTGGGCGTTCGCGGACCGCCTGTCAACCAGTGGCTCGATCTTCGCGCTCTACACGCTCCAGGAGGCCGGCCTCGACATCGGCGAGGCACCCGAGGAGCAGCCGAACGACTTCAAGGGGAGTTGGACCGACCACAACCAGGCGATCCAGCGCGTCGCCAACGGCAAGGCCGACGGTGCGACGACCTGGGGCGGCAACGGCTTCCCACACGTCCCCGAGAAGTTCGAGTCGGAGTTCCCCGAACGGGTCAACGAGAAGAGTTCCTTCCTCGGGGACGTCGGTACCGAGCAACCGGAGCTGCGACCGATCTGGTTCTCGTTCCCGATCCCGAAACAGCCGTGGTACGCCCGCAAGACCTGGGAGTCCCCGGTCAAAGCAGAGATCGGCGAGGTGCTGCGTAACTCCAGCGAGGAGAAGATAAGCGAGTACTATCCGGACGACTACAACACGGACAGCCCCGCGTTCACGACGCTGCGTGACACCTCGATGGAGACCTACCAGCCCGTTATCAAACGGATGAACGCGGTCGGCATCGACCCCGCGGCGTAACCCCTCGCGATCAGCGATTTTCACTCCAATGAGTACACTCAAGATAGAGAACCTCTCGAAGCAGTACGGCGACGTGACGGCTCTCGAAGACGTATCCTTCGAGATCGAAGACGAGTTCGCGGTGTTGCTCGGCGAGTCCGGTGCCGGCAAGTCCACGATGCTGCGGTGTATCAACGGGTTGACCGAACCGACCGAGGGGAGCATCACTCTCGACGGGGAGGAGGTCGGCGGTTCCCATACGGACGTGGGGATGATCTTCCAGCAGCACAACCTCGTCGAAGGCGTCTCCGCGTATCTCAACGCGCTCACCGGCTCGCTCGATCGCGTCTCGTTGCTGAAGAGCATGCTCCAGTGGCAGTCCCGCGAGGACAAACTCCGGGCGCTGGAGGCCTTAGAGACCGTCGGGTTGCTGGAGGAGAGCCACCAGCGAGTCTCCCAGATGTCCGGCGGCCAACAGCAGCGTGTCGGTATCGCTCGCGCTCTCGTACAGGACCCGCGGCTGCTGCTCGCGGACGAACCGGTCGCCAGTCTCGACCCCTCGAGTGCCGAGACGGTAATGGGCTACCTCCGCAAGGCAGCCGCCGAACACGACGTCACCGCGCTGGTGAGCCTCCACCAAGTGAACATCGCCGCGTACTTCGGCGACCGGTTCATCGGGCTCAAGGACGGCGAGAAACTGTTCGACGTCCGTCGCGAAGGGCTCA carries:
- a CDS encoding substrate-binding domain-containing protein; this encodes MSENPSGREGVPIPTDSTPISRRKFIAGSAATAVTAGLAGCGGATGDSGSSGETVTMLLTPGTPGDIRPRYEPVVRMLNDEVDGAQVEMEVPQNYSAIKPALESEQAEIGMDDVTLISNPDIMDVYGTNVTDGSAFYFSMMLVPLDSEIEKRTDVEGKTWAFADRLSTSGSIFALYTLQEAGLDIGEAPEEQPNDFKGSWTDHNQAIQRVANGKADGATTWGGNGFPHVPEKFESEFPERVNEKSSFLGDVGTEQPELRPIWFSFPIPKQPWYARKTWESPVKAEIGEVLRNSSEEKISEYYPDDYNTDSPAFTTLRDTSMETYQPVIKRMNAVGIDPAA
- a CDS encoding phosphonate ABC transporter ATP-binding protein, translated to MSTLKIENLSKQYGDVTALEDVSFEIEDEFAVLLGESGAGKSTMLRCINGLTEPTEGSITLDGEEVGGSHTDVGMIFQQHNLVEGVSAYLNALTGSLDRVSLLKSMLQWQSREDKLRALEALETVGLLEESHQRVSQMSGGQQQRVGIARALVQDPRLLLADEPVASLDPSSAETVMGYLRKAAAEHDVTALVSLHQVNIAAYFGDRFIGLKDGEKLFDVRREGLTPELIDTLYGNVETVGLAEQEETVGAILNDGEDPDDTARPGVVTEELEA